One stretch of Arachis hypogaea cultivar Tifrunner chromosome 20, arahy.Tifrunner.gnm2.J5K5, whole genome shotgun sequence DNA includes these proteins:
- the LOC112782775 gene encoding uncharacterized protein isoform X1 — protein sequence MAGFLSLAWKLSRKSSMVMFGGFGKYASALYVAAVKANLVEKVESEILQFVEARYVLRIFISLKHITANVVDRNHGHVVATSSTAEHSIKQSLESGRSCNAKAAAVVGEILAMRLKVEGLKDGQGRGIYVNVTKEIKKKGFKSQTKVWAIVNALKNNGVKLIDEDDGNDSSPSHS from the exons ATGGCAGGTTTCCTATCATTGGCTTGGAAACTGTCAAGAAAATCAAGCATGGTTATGTTTGGTGGCTTTGGAAAATATGCCTCCGCATTATATGTTGCAGCAGTGAAAGCCAATTTAGTCGAAAAGGTTGAATCCGAGATTCTTCAGTTTGTTGAGGCA CGGTACGTGCTGAGAATATTCATATCATTGAAACACATTACGGCAAATGTTGTGGATAGAAACCATGGTCATGTTGTAGCAACCTCCTCCACAGCGGAGCACTCCATTAAACAGTCACTTGAGAGTGGCCGGTCCTGCAATGCGAAAGCAGCTGCTGTTGTTGGGGAGATATTGGCCATGCGTCTCAAAGTTGAAGGACTTAAGGATGGACAAGGAAGAGGAATTTATGTCAATGTAACTAAGGAAATAAAGAAGAAGGGATTTAAGAGCCAAACCAAGGTTTGGGCTATTGTTAATGCCCTTAAAAACAATGGTGTTAAACTCATAGATGAAGATGATGGTAATGATTCTTCTCCTAGTCATTCATAA
- the LOC112782775 gene encoding uncharacterized protein isoform X4 encodes MNGQHLRARPSQEVTQFIGDRWKASDLFIVSAGPFVDRYVLRIFISLKHITANVVDRNHGHVVATSSTAEHSIKQSLESGRSCNAKAAAVVGEILAMRLKVEGLKDGQGRGIYVNVTKEIKKKGFKSQTKVWAIVNALKNNGVKLIDEDDGNDSSPSHS; translated from the exons ATGAATGGTCAGCATTTAAGGGCACGACCATCACAGGAAGTGACCCAATTTATTGGAGATCGCTGGAAGGCATCTGACTTATTCATAGTATCAGCAGGGCCCTTTGTTGAT CGGTACGTGCTGAGAATATTCATATCATTGAAACACATTACGGCAAATGTTGTGGATAGAAACCATGGTCATGTTGTAGCAACCTCCTCCACAGCGGAGCACTCCATTAAACAGTCACTTGAGAGTGGCCGGTCCTGCAATGCGAAAGCAGCTGCTGTTGTTGGGGAGATATTGGCCATGCGTCTCAAAGTTGAAGGACTTAAGGATGGACAAGGAAGAGGAATTTATGTCAATGTAACTAAGGAAATAAAGAAGAAGGGATTTAAGAGCCAAACCAAGGTTTGGGCTATTGTTAATGCCCTTAAAAACAATGGTGTTAAACTCATAGATGAAGATGATGGTAATGATTCTTCTCCTAGTCATTCATAA
- the LOC112782775 gene encoding uncharacterized protein isoform X5, whose protein sequence is MVMFGGFGKYASALYVAAVKANLVEKRYVLRIFISLKHITANVVDRNHGHVVATSSTAEHSIKQSLESGRSCNAKAAAVVGEILAMRLKVEGLKDGQGRGIYVNVTKEIKKKGFKSQTKVWAIVNALKNNGVKLIDEDDGNDSSPSHS, encoded by the exons ATGGTTATGTTTGGTGGCTTTGGAAAATATGCCTCCGCATTATATGTTGCAGCAGTGAAAGCCAATTTAGTCGAAAAG CGGTACGTGCTGAGAATATTCATATCATTGAAACACATTACGGCAAATGTTGTGGATAGAAACCATGGTCATGTTGTAGCAACCTCCTCCACAGCGGAGCACTCCATTAAACAGTCACTTGAGAGTGGCCGGTCCTGCAATGCGAAAGCAGCTGCTGTTGTTGGGGAGATATTGGCCATGCGTCTCAAAGTTGAAGGACTTAAGGATGGACAAGGAAGAGGAATTTATGTCAATGTAACTAAGGAAATAAAGAAGAAGGGATTTAAGAGCCAAACCAAGGTTTGGGCTATTGTTAATGCCCTTAAAAACAATGGTGTTAAACTCATAGATGAAGATGATGGTAATGATTCTTCTCCTAGTCATTCATAA
- the LOC112782775 gene encoding uncharacterized protein isoform X3, with translation MVMFGGFGKYASALYVAAVKANLVEKVESEILQFVEARYVLRIFISLKHITANVVDRNHGHVVATSSTAEHSIKQSLESGRSCNAKAAAVVGEILAMRLKVEGLKDGQGRGIYVNVTKEIKKKGFKSQTKVWAIVNALKNNGVKLIDEDDGNDSSPSHS, from the exons ATGGTTATGTTTGGTGGCTTTGGAAAATATGCCTCCGCATTATATGTTGCAGCAGTGAAAGCCAATTTAGTCGAAAAGGTTGAATCCGAGATTCTTCAGTTTGTTGAGGCA CGGTACGTGCTGAGAATATTCATATCATTGAAACACATTACGGCAAATGTTGTGGATAGAAACCATGGTCATGTTGTAGCAACCTCCTCCACAGCGGAGCACTCCATTAAACAGTCACTTGAGAGTGGCCGGTCCTGCAATGCGAAAGCAGCTGCTGTTGTTGGGGAGATATTGGCCATGCGTCTCAAAGTTGAAGGACTTAAGGATGGACAAGGAAGAGGAATTTATGTCAATGTAACTAAGGAAATAAAGAAGAAGGGATTTAAGAGCCAAACCAAGGTTTGGGCTATTGTTAATGCCCTTAAAAACAATGGTGTTAAACTCATAGATGAAGATGATGGTAATGATTCTTCTCCTAGTCATTCATAA
- the LOC112782775 gene encoding uncharacterized protein isoform X2: MAGFLSLAWKLSRKSSMVMFGGFGKYASALYVAAVKANLVEKRYVLRIFISLKHITANVVDRNHGHVVATSSTAEHSIKQSLESGRSCNAKAAAVVGEILAMRLKVEGLKDGQGRGIYVNVTKEIKKKGFKSQTKVWAIVNALKNNGVKLIDEDDGNDSSPSHS; this comes from the exons ATGGCAGGTTTCCTATCATTGGCTTGGAAACTGTCAAGAAAATCAAGCATGGTTATGTTTGGTGGCTTTGGAAAATATGCCTCCGCATTATATGTTGCAGCAGTGAAAGCCAATTTAGTCGAAAAG CGGTACGTGCTGAGAATATTCATATCATTGAAACACATTACGGCAAATGTTGTGGATAGAAACCATGGTCATGTTGTAGCAACCTCCTCCACAGCGGAGCACTCCATTAAACAGTCACTTGAGAGTGGCCGGTCCTGCAATGCGAAAGCAGCTGCTGTTGTTGGGGAGATATTGGCCATGCGTCTCAAAGTTGAAGGACTTAAGGATGGACAAGGAAGAGGAATTTATGTCAATGTAACTAAGGAAATAAAGAAGAAGGGATTTAAGAGCCAAACCAAGGTTTGGGCTATTGTTAATGCCCTTAAAAACAATGGTGTTAAACTCATAGATGAAGATGATGGTAATGATTCTTCTCCTAGTCATTCATAA